The following proteins come from a genomic window of Blastococcus sp. HT6-30:
- the dnaN gene encoding DNA polymerase III subunit beta, translated as MKFRVAREVLADAVAWTARSLPPRPSVPVLAGILLEADGNVLSVSGFDYEVSARSEVDVQTSENGRVLVPGRLLAEIIRALPPHPVEITAEGPRLAITCSNARFSLPTLPVEDYPSLPSMPSAAGIVDSDVFAEAVAQVAVAAGRDDTLPMLTGVRLEIEDDLITLAATDRYRLAVREFAWRPETPGLSAAVLVPARTLAEAAKTLTSGPEITLSLSSGSSGEGILGLSGKDRQTTTRLLDAEFVKYRAIMPNESLANATLPVGLFTDAAKRVALVAERGTPLRCEFTSGQVTLRAGGSDDEGQAEERCDVDFDGEPLTIGFNPTFLLDGLAAVHTDRARMDFTSPLKPAVLSGVEEPAADDDKPAPVERAGSYRYLIMPVRLPG; from the coding sequence ATGAAGTTCCGGGTGGCACGTGAGGTGCTCGCCGACGCCGTCGCCTGGACGGCGCGCAGCCTGCCGCCGCGGCCGTCGGTGCCGGTGCTGGCGGGCATCCTGCTCGAGGCCGACGGCAACGTCTTGTCGGTCTCCGGCTTCGACTACGAGGTGTCGGCCCGCTCCGAGGTCGACGTCCAGACCAGCGAGAACGGCCGGGTGCTCGTCCCCGGGCGGCTCCTGGCCGAGATCATCCGGGCGCTCCCCCCGCACCCGGTGGAGATCACCGCCGAGGGCCCGCGCCTGGCCATCACCTGCAGCAACGCCCGGTTCAGCCTGCCGACCCTGCCGGTCGAGGACTACCCGTCGCTGCCCTCCATGCCGTCGGCGGCGGGGATCGTCGACAGCGACGTCTTCGCCGAGGCCGTGGCCCAGGTGGCCGTCGCCGCGGGCCGGGACGACACGCTCCCCATGCTCACCGGCGTCCGGCTGGAGATCGAGGACGACCTGATCACCCTCGCCGCCACCGACCGGTACCGCCTCGCGGTGCGCGAGTTCGCCTGGCGGCCGGAGACCCCGGGGCTGTCGGCCGCGGTGCTCGTCCCGGCCCGCACGCTCGCCGAGGCGGCCAAGACGCTGACCAGCGGCCCGGAGATCACGCTGTCGCTGTCCTCGGGCAGCTCGGGCGAGGGCATCCTCGGCCTCTCCGGCAAGGACCGGCAGACCACGACCCGGCTGCTGGACGCCGAGTTCGTGAAGTACCGCGCGATCATGCCCAACGAGTCGCTGGCCAACGCCACGCTGCCGGTCGGCCTGTTCACCGACGCCGCCAAGCGGGTGGCGCTGGTGGCCGAGCGGGGCACCCCGCTGCGCTGCGAGTTCACCTCCGGCCAGGTCACCCTGCGGGCCGGGGGCAGCGACGACGAGGGGCAGGCCGAGGAGCGCTGCGACGTCGACTTCGACGGGGAGCCGCTGACCATCGGCTTCAACCCGACGTTCCTGCTCGACGGGCTGGCGGCGGTGCACACCGATCGTGCGCGGATGGACTTCACCAGCCCGTTGAAGCCCGCCGTCCTCTCCGGGGTCGAGGAGCCGGCGGCCGACGACGACAAGCCGGCGCCGGTCGAGCGCGCGGGGAGCTACCGGTACCTGATCATGCCGGTGCGTCTCCCGGGCTAG
- the gnd gene encoding phosphogluconate dehydrogenase (NAD(+)-dependent, decarboxylating) produces the protein MTGNAVEVEKGRDVQLGLVGLGKMGGNMAERLRRAGHEVVGYDRNPGKRDVDSLPALVEALEAPRVVWVMVPAGEPTKATVKELSELLSPGDVVIDGGNSKYTDDQVHDVMMREKGIGYIDAGVSGGVWGLENGYALMVGGTKEDVATAQPIFDALKPPAPHDESGQEMPGAGFVHAGPVGAGHFSKMVHNGIEYALMQAYGEGYELLAAVDLVEDVPGVIASWTQGTVIRSWLLDLLVRALDEDPELEEISGYAEDSGEGRWTVEQAIENAVPVPTIAASLFARFSSRQEDSPTMKAVAALRNQFGGHAVRAVQAQEAERPA, from the coding sequence ATGACAGGCAACGCAGTCGAGGTCGAAAAGGGGCGAGACGTGCAACTGGGTCTGGTCGGGCTGGGCAAGATGGGCGGCAACATGGCCGAGCGGCTGCGCCGCGCCGGGCACGAGGTGGTGGGATACGACCGCAACCCCGGTAAGCGCGACGTCGACAGCCTGCCCGCGCTGGTCGAGGCGCTCGAGGCGCCCCGCGTCGTCTGGGTGATGGTGCCCGCGGGCGAGCCGACGAAGGCGACGGTCAAGGAGCTGAGCGAGCTGCTGAGCCCAGGCGACGTCGTCATCGACGGCGGCAACTCGAAGTACACCGACGACCAGGTGCACGACGTCATGATGCGCGAGAAGGGCATCGGCTACATCGACGCCGGGGTCTCCGGCGGCGTCTGGGGCCTGGAGAACGGCTACGCCCTGATGGTCGGCGGCACCAAGGAGGACGTCGCCACGGCGCAGCCGATCTTCGACGCCCTCAAGCCGCCGGCGCCGCACGACGAGTCCGGGCAGGAGATGCCCGGCGCCGGCTTCGTGCACGCCGGGCCGGTGGGTGCGGGCCACTTCAGCAAGATGGTCCACAACGGCATCGAGTACGCACTCATGCAGGCCTACGGCGAGGGCTACGAGCTGCTGGCCGCCGTCGACCTCGTCGAGGACGTCCCGGGCGTCATCGCGTCCTGGACGCAGGGCACCGTCATCCGCTCGTGGCTGCTCGACCTGCTCGTCCGGGCGCTGGACGAGGACCCGGAGCTCGAGGAGATCAGCGGCTACGCCGAGGACTCCGGCGAGGGCCGCTGGACCGTCGAGCAGGCGATCGAGAACGCCGTCCCCGTGCCCACCATCGCGGCCTCGCTGTTCGCGCGCTTCTCCTCCCGGCAGGAGGACTCGCCGACCATGAAGGCGGTCGCCGCGCTGCGCAACCAGTTCGGCGGGCACGCGGTGCGGGCCGTGCAGGCGCAGGAGGCCGAGCGCCCCGCGTGA
- the recF gene encoding DNA replication/repair protein RecF, translating into MYLRHLQVGSFRSWDRVDLALSPGPTVFVGRNGEGKTNLVEAVGYLATMSSHRVSGDAPLVGHGASQAVVRAALRRGDRELLVEIEINPGKANRVRVNRAALPRPREVLGLVRTVLFAPEDLSLVRGDPTERRRFLDELLVTRTPRLAGVRSDYERVLKQRNALLKTARLARGKAMETLDVWDGHLTDLGGQLLHARLRLVADLAPHVAGAYARVAGEGAAVAGLGYSSTVPPAGDGAALRAGDELPSVADLTEAMRARVAERRGDELDRGMTLVGPHRDDMVIHLGPAPAKGFASHGESWSLALALKLATFALLRRDGEDPILILDDVFATLDAERRAALSEVARSAEQTLITAAVVDDVPEELRGTRVEVGSGMALVVKDAVPVGEGGMP; encoded by the coding sequence GTGTACCTGAGGCACCTGCAGGTCGGCTCCTTCCGCAGCTGGGACCGGGTGGACCTGGCCCTGTCCCCGGGGCCGACCGTGTTCGTCGGCCGCAACGGGGAGGGCAAGACCAACCTCGTCGAGGCGGTCGGGTACCTCGCGACCATGAGCAGCCACCGGGTCTCCGGTGACGCGCCGCTGGTCGGCCACGGTGCGAGCCAGGCGGTGGTCCGCGCGGCCCTGCGCCGGGGTGACCGGGAGCTGCTCGTGGAGATCGAGATCAACCCCGGCAAGGCCAACCGGGTGCGGGTCAACCGGGCCGCCCTGCCCCGCCCGCGGGAGGTGCTGGGGCTGGTGCGCACGGTGCTGTTCGCGCCGGAGGACCTCTCACTGGTGCGGGGCGACCCAACCGAGCGACGCCGCTTCCTCGACGAGCTGCTGGTCACCCGCACGCCACGGCTGGCGGGGGTGCGAAGCGACTACGAGCGGGTGCTCAAGCAGCGGAACGCGCTGCTGAAGACCGCCCGGCTGGCCCGTGGCAAGGCGATGGAGACCCTCGACGTCTGGGACGGCCACCTCACCGACCTCGGGGGGCAGCTGCTGCACGCCCGGCTCCGGCTGGTCGCCGACCTGGCGCCGCACGTCGCCGGGGCCTACGCCCGGGTCGCCGGGGAGGGGGCCGCGGTCGCCGGGCTCGGCTACAGCTCGACCGTTCCGCCGGCCGGGGACGGCGCGGCGCTGCGGGCCGGCGACGAGCTGCCCTCGGTGGCGGACCTGACCGAGGCGATGCGGGCCCGGGTCGCCGAGCGCCGCGGGGACGAGCTCGACCGGGGCATGACGCTGGTGGGGCCGCACCGTGACGACATGGTGATCCATCTCGGCCCCGCCCCGGCGAAGGGCTTCGCCAGCCACGGGGAGTCGTGGTCGCTCGCCCTGGCTCTCAAGCTGGCCACGTTCGCGCTGCTGCGCAGGGACGGCGAGGACCCGATCCTGATCCTCGACGACGTGTTCGCCACCCTGGACGCCGAGCGGCGGGCGGCGCTCTCCGAGGTCGCCCGCTCGGCCGAGCAGACGCTCATCACCGCGGCGGTCGTCGACGACGTCCCCGAGGAGCTGCGGGGGACACGCGTCGAGGTGGGGAGCGGGATGGCGCTCGTGGTGAAGGATGCGGTCCCGGTGGGCGAGGGAGGCATGCCGTGA
- a CDS encoding DciA family protein, which translates to MSDDRPARPSDIARAALEAARAASAARPRPTRRRIAGPRRAWSGPRPGADDPQPLGRLVDSLVSSEDWSSQTLVGSVFGRWDAIVGSDIAAHCRPETLSEGELLVIAESTAWATQLRLLAPSILGKLRAQVGGDVVTRLRVVGPTAPSWKKGPRSVRGRGPRDTYG; encoded by the coding sequence GTGAGCGACGACCGGCCGGCTCGGCCCAGCGACATCGCCCGCGCCGCCCTCGAGGCGGCCCGTGCGGCGTCGGCGGCCCGCCCCAGGCCGACCCGCCGGCGGATCGCCGGTCCGCGGCGCGCCTGGAGCGGGCCCCGGCCGGGTGCCGACGACCCCCAGCCGCTGGGTCGCCTGGTCGACTCGCTGGTCAGCTCGGAGGACTGGTCGTCGCAGACGTTGGTCGGCTCGGTGTTCGGCCGGTGGGACGCGATCGTCGGCTCCGACATCGCCGCCCACTGCCGGCCGGAGACCCTGAGCGAGGGGGAGCTCCTGGTCATCGCCGAGTCCACGGCCTGGGCGACGCAGCTGCGCCTGCTCGCGCCGTCGATCCTCGGCAAGCTGCGCGCCCAGGTCGGCGGGGACGTCGTGACGCGGCTGCGCGTTGTCGGTCCGACGGCTCCCAGCTGGAAGAAGGGCCCGCGGTCGGTACGCGGGCGGGGGCCGCGCGACACCTACGGATGA
- a CDS encoding SDR family oxidoreductase, producing MAAPDVPAAPAPAGPLLTCLVTGATGYVGGRLVPELLAGGHRVRVMSRSPERLRDHPWAGDVEVVRADAADAASVAAACVGVDVVYYLIHALSTGPSFEAADRHTATVMAGAVRDAGVGRLVYLGGLEPEDEQLSPHLRSRAEVAAILLGSGIPTVVLRAAVIIGSGSASFEMLRYLTERLPVMVTPRWVHSRIQPIAVRDVLRYLVACAGLPAEVHRCFDIGGPDVMNYAEMMQRYARVAGLPRRRILPVPIFTPSLSSHWVGVVTPVPAGIARPLVESLRNTVVCAEHEIAQYVPDPPEGLLGFDDAVRLAVQRVRDSAVSTRWSSASVPGAPSDPLPTDPDWAGGSLYVDERVRSTAASAEGVWRVVEGIGGDRGWYSWPLAWRVRGRLDRAVGGVGLRRGRRDPDQLYVGDALDFWRVEEREVGQLLRLRAEMRLPGLAWLEFHVEHDAATGGTTLRQRATSAPRGLSGHLYWWTVAVFHGFVFGGMLRGVVRAAERSG from the coding sequence ATGGCAGCCCCCGACGTCCCCGCGGCCCCCGCTCCCGCGGGCCCCCTGCTCACCTGCCTGGTCACCGGGGCCACCGGGTACGTGGGCGGCCGCCTGGTGCCCGAGCTGCTCGCCGGCGGCCACCGCGTCCGGGTCATGAGCCGCTCGCCGGAGCGGCTGCGGGACCACCCGTGGGCCGGGGACGTGGAGGTCGTGCGGGCCGACGCCGCCGACGCCGCATCGGTCGCCGCGGCCTGCGTCGGGGTCGACGTCGTCTACTACCTGATCCACGCGCTGAGCACGGGCCCCTCCTTCGAGGCGGCCGACCGGCACACCGCGACGGTGATGGCCGGGGCGGTGCGCGACGCAGGGGTCGGCAGGCTCGTCTACCTGGGCGGGCTCGAGCCCGAGGACGAGCAGCTGTCGCCGCACCTGCGCTCGCGGGCGGAGGTCGCGGCGATCCTGCTGGGCTCCGGCATCCCGACGGTCGTGCTGCGGGCGGCGGTGATCATCGGGTCGGGGTCCGCCTCGTTCGAGATGCTCCGCTACCTGACCGAGCGGCTCCCGGTGATGGTCACCCCGCGCTGGGTGCACAGCCGCATCCAACCCATCGCGGTCCGGGACGTCCTGCGCTACCTCGTGGCCTGCGCCGGGCTGCCGGCCGAGGTGCACCGCTGCTTCGACATCGGCGGCCCGGACGTCATGAACTACGCGGAGATGATGCAGCGGTACGCCCGGGTGGCCGGCCTGCCGCGGCGCCGGATCCTGCCGGTGCCGATCTTCACGCCGTCGCTGTCGAGCCACTGGGTCGGCGTCGTCACGCCCGTGCCCGCCGGCATCGCCCGCCCCCTGGTCGAGTCGCTCCGCAACACCGTCGTCTGCGCCGAGCACGAGATCGCGCAGTACGTGCCCGATCCGCCGGAGGGCCTGCTCGGGTTCGACGACGCCGTCCGGCTGGCCGTGCAGCGGGTCCGCGACTCCGCCGTCTCGACCCGCTGGTCGTCGGCATCGGTGCCCGGCGCCCCGTCGGACCCGCTGCCCACCGATCCGGACTGGGCCGGCGGCAGCCTCTACGTCGACGAGCGGGTCCGCTCCACCGCGGCATCGGCGGAGGGGGTGTGGCGGGTGGTCGAGGGGATCGGCGGGGACCGCGGTTGGTACTCGTGGCCGCTGGCCTGGCGGGTGCGCGGCCGGCTCGACCGGGCGGTCGGTGGGGTGGGTCTGCGACGCGGCCGGCGCGATCCCGACCAGCTCTACGTCGGCGACGCCCTGGACTTCTGGCGGGTGGAGGAACGGGAGGTCGGGCAGCTGCTGCGGCTGCGCGCCGAGATGCGGCTGCCCGGGTTGGCCTGGCTGGAGTTCCACGTGGAACACGACGCCGCGACCGGGGGGACGACGCTGCGCCAGCGGGCCACCTCCGCCCCGCGCGGGCTGTCCGGGCACCTGTACTGGTGGACGGTCGCCGTCTTCCACGGGTTCGTCTTCGGCGGGATGCTGCGCGGCGTCGTCCGCGCCGCCGAGCGCAGCGGCTGA